One segment of Passer domesticus isolate bPasDom1 chromosome 24, bPasDom1.hap1, whole genome shotgun sequence DNA contains the following:
- the INPP5B gene encoding type II inositol 1,4,5-trisphosphate 5-phosphatase isoform X2, whose product MSAGGRPRREAVGSEGVKQNGKKAAVSQSCSHDSTDKSTPRQNKLKPEVRTEQVRASRVMASNKASILSEPKFGLRDTIVKSQLLQMQDSYTHIQNYRVFVGTYNVNGQSPTESLQPWLRCDAEPPDIYCVGFQELDLTKEAFFFNDTPKEEEWFKAVTDSLHPDAKYAKVKLVRLVGIMLLLYVKAELALNISEVEVETVGTGIMGRMGNKGGVAIRFKFHNTSVCIVNSHLAAHTEEYERRNQDFKDICSRMQFCQSDPNLPPLTIGKHDVILWLGDLNYRLEELDVAKVKQLVEEKAFLELCQYDQLKRQMKANAAFEGFTEGEISFQPTYKYDAGCDDWDTSEKCRVPAWCDRILWKGQNIAQLSYRSHMALKLSDHKPVSSVFDIGVKVVNEELYRKAFEEIVRSLDKLENANIPSVTLSRREIHFKDVKYMQLQVERFTIRNGQVPCQFEFITKPDEKTYCKEWLIANPSKGFLLSDAEITVELEVFVNKSTATRLNSGEEKLEDILVLHLVRGKDYFLSVTGNYLPSCFGSPIHTLCYMREPIQDMSAESIRRLTLMPVDMSDDPAQDEKPMEIPKELWMMVDHLNRNASQQEDLFQQPGLRSEFEQIRDCLDKGMYDTFLGSNHSVAEALLLFLESLPEPVICCRFYSSCLESASNYGLSCQIIADLPVFHKNVFEYLMAFLRELLKNSGKNHLDVNILASVFGGLLLRPPPGHPTPDIAEKRKAQQFIHQFLVREDDLP is encoded by the exons ATGTCCGCGGGCGGGCGGCCCCGCCGAG aagcGGTTGGCTCTGAAGGTGTCaaacaaaatgggaaaaaagctGCAGTcagtcagagctgcagccacgACAGCACTGATAAAAGTACTCCCAG GCAAAACAAACTCAAGCCTGAAGTGAGAACTGAACAGGTTCGGGCCTCCCGTGTCATGGCTTCCAACAAGGCCTCAATCTTATCAGAGCCAAAGTTTGGCCTCAGAGATACTATTGTTAAATCTCAGCTTTTGCAAATGCAGGACTCCTACACACACATCCAGAACTACAG GGTTTTTGTGGGGACATACAACGTGAATGGTCAGTCACCCACAGAGAGTCTCCAGCCTTGGCTGAGGTGTGATGCTGAGCCTCCAGACATTTACTGTGTGGG TTTCCAGGAGCTTGATCTGACTAAAGAAGCCTTCTTTTTCAATGACACACCGAAAGAAGAAGAATGGTTTAAAGCTGTAACTGATAGTCTTCACCCAGATGCCAAATATGCAAAG GTGAAACTTGTGCGGCTGGTGGGGATCATGCTCCTGCTGTATGTGAAGGCAGAACTTGCTCTGAACATCTCCGAGGTGGAAGTTGAGACTGTGGGGACTGGAATCATGGGGAGGATG GGTAACAAAGGTGGAGTTGCCATCAGGTTTAAATTCCACAACACCAGTGTGTGCATTGTGAACTCTCACCTGGCAGCTCACACAGAGGAATACGAGCGGAGGAACCAGGACTTCAAAGACATCTGCTCTCGGATGCAGTTCTGCCAGTCGGATCCAAACTTGCCCCCTCTCACTATTGGCAAGCACGA TGTGATCCTGTGGCTGGGGGACCTCAACTACCgtctggaggagctggatgtGGCCAAAGTGAAGCAGCTTGTAGAGGAGAAAGCATTTCTAGAGCTTTGCCAGTATGACCAG CTGAAGAGGCAAATGAAGGCAAATGCAGCCTTTGAAGGCTTCACAGAAGGAGAGATCTCTTTCCAGCCAACATACAAGTATGATGCTGGCTGTGATGACTGGGACACAAG TGAGAAGTGTCGAGTTCCAGCGTGGTGTGACCGGATACTCTGGAAAGGGCAGAACATTGCCCAGCTGAGCTATCGCAGCCACATGGCTCTGAAGCTCAGTGACCACAAGCCAGTGAGCTCTGTGTTTGATATTGGG GTGAAGGTTGTGAATGAAGAGCTATACAGAAAAGCCTTTGAGGAAATCGTGCGCTCCCTGGATAAGCTGGAGAATGCCAACATTCCCTCGGTGACACTGTCCCGCAGAGAG ATCCATTTTAAGGATGTTAAATACATGCAGCTGCAGGTAGAGAGGTTTACAATCCGCAATGGCCAAGTGCCCTGCCAATTCGAATTTATCACCAAACCAGATGAGAAAACCTACTGCAAGGAGTGGCTGATTGCTAATCCCAGTAAGGGCTTCTTGCTCTCAG ATGCTGAGATCACAGTTGAGCTGGAGGTGTTTGTTAATAAATCAACAGCTACTCGCTTAAACTCTGGAGAGGAAAAACTTGAAGATATCTTAGTCTTGCACCTTGTCAGAGGGAAGGATTATTTTCTATCTGTAACAGGCAACTATTTGCCAAGTTGCTTTGGGTCTCCCATCCATACACTGTGTTACATGAGGGAACCAATCCAGGACATGTCAGCAGAATCCATTCGGAGACTT ACCCTGATGCCAGTAGACATGAGTGATGATCCTGCCCAAGATGAAAAGCCTATGGAGATCCCAAAAGAGCTGTGGATGATGGTGGATCACTTGAATCGCAACGCTTCCCAGCAG GAGGACCTGTTTCAGCAGCCAGGCCTCAGATCTGAATTTGAGCAAATCCGAGACTGTTTGGACAAGGGAATGTACGACACTTTCT TGGGCAGCAACCACTCCGTGGCAGaggccctgctgctgttcctggagAGCCTTCCTGAGCCTGTCATCTGCTGCAGGTTCtacagctcctgcctggagaGCGCCAGCAACTACGGCCTGAGCTGCCAG ATTATCGCTGACCTACCAGTGTTCCACAAAAACGTGTTTGAATATCTGATGGCGTTTCTACGAGAGCTACTGAAGAACTCAGGGAAAAACCACTTGGACGTGAACATTCTTG CCAGCGTGTTCGGTGGTTTGCTGCTGCGGCCTCCTCCTGGCCACCCCACGCCCGACATCGCCGAGAAGAGGAAAGCCCAGCAGTTTATCCACCAGTTCCTCGTGAGAGAGGATGATTTGCCATGA
- the INPP5B gene encoding type II inositol 1,4,5-trisphosphate 5-phosphatase isoform X1: MDQSVAIQESLAAGATCRIAVQALLPSGDSVESRLLGLVECRGHNAIYVYTHRRMAITAEDVWLERVIPITDEFAVEEVVLESDLHVIGSDVTVQMGSADDRLTVQLPFGSHTRSFLQEVSRCSAEAVGSEGVKQNGKKAAVSQSCSHDSTDKSTPRQNKLKPEVRTEQVRASRVMASNKASILSEPKFGLRDTIVKSQLLQMQDSYTHIQNYRVFVGTYNVNGQSPTESLQPWLRCDAEPPDIYCVGFQELDLTKEAFFFNDTPKEEEWFKAVTDSLHPDAKYAKVKLVRLVGIMLLLYVKAELALNISEVEVETVGTGIMGRMGNKGGVAIRFKFHNTSVCIVNSHLAAHTEEYERRNQDFKDICSRMQFCQSDPNLPPLTIGKHDVILWLGDLNYRLEELDVAKVKQLVEEKAFLELCQYDQLKRQMKANAAFEGFTEGEISFQPTYKYDAGCDDWDTSEKCRVPAWCDRILWKGQNIAQLSYRSHMALKLSDHKPVSSVFDIGVKVVNEELYRKAFEEIVRSLDKLENANIPSVTLSRREIHFKDVKYMQLQVERFTIRNGQVPCQFEFITKPDEKTYCKEWLIANPSKGFLLSDAEITVELEVFVNKSTATRLNSGEEKLEDILVLHLVRGKDYFLSVTGNYLPSCFGSPIHTLCYMREPIQDMSAESIRRLTLMPVDMSDDPAQDEKPMEIPKELWMMVDHLNRNASQQEDLFQQPGLRSEFEQIRDCLDKGMYDTFLGSNHSVAEALLLFLESLPEPVICCRFYSSCLESASNYGLSCQIIADLPVFHKNVFEYLMAFLRELLKNSGKNHLDVNILASVFGGLLLRPPPGHPTPDIAEKRKAQQFIHQFLVREDDLP; this comes from the exons ATGGACCAGTCGGTGGCCATCCAGGAGAGCCTGGCGGCGGGGGCGACCTGCCGGATC GCGGTGCAGGCCCTGCTGCCGTCGGGGGACAGCGTGGAGAGCcggctgctggggctggtggaGTGCCGCGGGCACAACGC GATCTATGTGTACACTCACCGCAGGATGGCCATCACAGCTGAGGACGTCTGGCTGGAGAGAGTGATCCCCATCACCGATGAGTTTGCAGTGGAAGAAG TTGTACTCGAGAGTGACCTTCACGTCATCG GCTCGGACGTGACTGTCCAGATGGGCTCAGCAGACGATCGGCTGACAGTGCAGCTGCCCTTCGGCTCCCACACGCGCTCGTTCCTGCAGGAGGTCAGCAGGTGCAGCGCAG aagcGGTTGGCTCTGAAGGTGTCaaacaaaatgggaaaaaagctGCAGTcagtcagagctgcagccacgACAGCACTGATAAAAGTACTCCCAG GCAAAACAAACTCAAGCCTGAAGTGAGAACTGAACAGGTTCGGGCCTCCCGTGTCATGGCTTCCAACAAGGCCTCAATCTTATCAGAGCCAAAGTTTGGCCTCAGAGATACTATTGTTAAATCTCAGCTTTTGCAAATGCAGGACTCCTACACACACATCCAGAACTACAG GGTTTTTGTGGGGACATACAACGTGAATGGTCAGTCACCCACAGAGAGTCTCCAGCCTTGGCTGAGGTGTGATGCTGAGCCTCCAGACATTTACTGTGTGGG TTTCCAGGAGCTTGATCTGACTAAAGAAGCCTTCTTTTTCAATGACACACCGAAAGAAGAAGAATGGTTTAAAGCTGTAACTGATAGTCTTCACCCAGATGCCAAATATGCAAAG GTGAAACTTGTGCGGCTGGTGGGGATCATGCTCCTGCTGTATGTGAAGGCAGAACTTGCTCTGAACATCTCCGAGGTGGAAGTTGAGACTGTGGGGACTGGAATCATGGGGAGGATG GGTAACAAAGGTGGAGTTGCCATCAGGTTTAAATTCCACAACACCAGTGTGTGCATTGTGAACTCTCACCTGGCAGCTCACACAGAGGAATACGAGCGGAGGAACCAGGACTTCAAAGACATCTGCTCTCGGATGCAGTTCTGCCAGTCGGATCCAAACTTGCCCCCTCTCACTATTGGCAAGCACGA TGTGATCCTGTGGCTGGGGGACCTCAACTACCgtctggaggagctggatgtGGCCAAAGTGAAGCAGCTTGTAGAGGAGAAAGCATTTCTAGAGCTTTGCCAGTATGACCAG CTGAAGAGGCAAATGAAGGCAAATGCAGCCTTTGAAGGCTTCACAGAAGGAGAGATCTCTTTCCAGCCAACATACAAGTATGATGCTGGCTGTGATGACTGGGACACAAG TGAGAAGTGTCGAGTTCCAGCGTGGTGTGACCGGATACTCTGGAAAGGGCAGAACATTGCCCAGCTGAGCTATCGCAGCCACATGGCTCTGAAGCTCAGTGACCACAAGCCAGTGAGCTCTGTGTTTGATATTGGG GTGAAGGTTGTGAATGAAGAGCTATACAGAAAAGCCTTTGAGGAAATCGTGCGCTCCCTGGATAAGCTGGAGAATGCCAACATTCCCTCGGTGACACTGTCCCGCAGAGAG ATCCATTTTAAGGATGTTAAATACATGCAGCTGCAGGTAGAGAGGTTTACAATCCGCAATGGCCAAGTGCCCTGCCAATTCGAATTTATCACCAAACCAGATGAGAAAACCTACTGCAAGGAGTGGCTGATTGCTAATCCCAGTAAGGGCTTCTTGCTCTCAG ATGCTGAGATCACAGTTGAGCTGGAGGTGTTTGTTAATAAATCAACAGCTACTCGCTTAAACTCTGGAGAGGAAAAACTTGAAGATATCTTAGTCTTGCACCTTGTCAGAGGGAAGGATTATTTTCTATCTGTAACAGGCAACTATTTGCCAAGTTGCTTTGGGTCTCCCATCCATACACTGTGTTACATGAGGGAACCAATCCAGGACATGTCAGCAGAATCCATTCGGAGACTT ACCCTGATGCCAGTAGACATGAGTGATGATCCTGCCCAAGATGAAAAGCCTATGGAGATCCCAAAAGAGCTGTGGATGATGGTGGATCACTTGAATCGCAACGCTTCCCAGCAG GAGGACCTGTTTCAGCAGCCAGGCCTCAGATCTGAATTTGAGCAAATCCGAGACTGTTTGGACAAGGGAATGTACGACACTTTCT TGGGCAGCAACCACTCCGTGGCAGaggccctgctgctgttcctggagAGCCTTCCTGAGCCTGTCATCTGCTGCAGGTTCtacagctcctgcctggagaGCGCCAGCAACTACGGCCTGAGCTGCCAG ATTATCGCTGACCTACCAGTGTTCCACAAAAACGTGTTTGAATATCTGATGGCGTTTCTACGAGAGCTACTGAAGAACTCAGGGAAAAACCACTTGGACGTGAACATTCTTG CCAGCGTGTTCGGTGGTTTGCTGCTGCGGCCTCCTCCTGGCCACCCCACGCCCGACATCGCCGAGAAGAGGAAAGCCCAGCAGTTTATCCACCAGTTCCTCGTGAGAGAGGATGATTTGCCATGA